The following are encoded in a window of Cumulibacter manganitolerans genomic DNA:
- a CDS encoding AMP-binding protein, protein MSTVDAQLQILREQEAARRESWPAGIPRAVEYVNGERPLSDYLRWRGRINADKPAVHFYGRDLTFGRLDQESDAVAAYLIGNGLARGDRVALMMQNCPQYVVAYWGVIRAGAVVVPLNPMFKAAEVRQQLVDSGATVAIVQADYAALIDAVRPQTDLALVVGLHIADYAGADSAMRTPFSTEPAADPGGVDAMWPAVVATPTAGVTLPAPELDATAALNYTGGTTGRPKGCEHTQGTMLYTAAASATVRRTFETGADTSDSVSLSYLPVFWIAGENIAVIQPVYTGATCVLLTRWDAKAVLAAIDRFGVHGMSGTVDNYLELMDDPEIVVRDLSSLRSPSTMSFVTKLTPLIRQQWRDRAGPHSVLREGSYGMTETHTSDTFVVGFQNDDFDLLGEPTFVGLPVPGTEIKVCDFETGEVLPSNVGGEILVRTPSLMKGYWRNPEATAECISDGWFRTGDLGAIRDDGCLRYIGRRKEMLKVNGMSVFPTELESLLVEHPALAAVAVVGVADRERGERPRAYVELNGRRETSPEELTEWARAHVAGYKVPEFVIIDELPRTATGKVRKVDLLELPTPSSVATAARAAGTS, encoded by the coding sequence AGCAAGAGGCCGCTCGACGGGAGTCCTGGCCCGCCGGGATCCCCCGGGCGGTCGAGTACGTCAACGGCGAGCGACCGCTGAGCGACTACCTCCGGTGGCGCGGGCGGATCAACGCCGACAAGCCGGCCGTGCACTTCTACGGCCGGGACCTGACGTTCGGACGCCTCGACCAGGAGAGCGACGCCGTCGCCGCCTACCTGATCGGGAACGGGTTGGCACGTGGCGACCGGGTCGCGCTGATGATGCAGAACTGCCCGCAGTACGTCGTGGCCTACTGGGGAGTGATCCGGGCGGGTGCAGTCGTCGTCCCGCTCAATCCCATGTTCAAGGCGGCCGAGGTCCGCCAGCAGCTGGTCGACTCGGGGGCGACCGTCGCGATCGTGCAGGCCGACTACGCCGCCCTCATCGACGCGGTGCGGCCGCAGACCGACCTCGCGTTGGTCGTCGGGCTGCACATCGCGGACTACGCCGGCGCGGATTCGGCGATGCGCACACCCTTCTCCACCGAACCGGCAGCTGATCCGGGCGGAGTCGACGCGATGTGGCCCGCGGTCGTCGCGACACCGACCGCCGGGGTCACGCTGCCGGCGCCGGAGCTCGACGCCACCGCGGCGCTGAACTACACCGGTGGTACGACCGGTCGACCGAAAGGGTGCGAGCACACCCAGGGCACGATGCTCTACACCGCGGCGGCGTCCGCGACGGTACGGCGAACGTTCGAGACGGGCGCTGATACGTCCGACTCCGTGAGCCTGAGCTACCTGCCGGTGTTCTGGATCGCCGGCGAGAACATCGCGGTCATCCAGCCGGTGTACACCGGGGCGACCTGCGTGCTGCTGACACGGTGGGATGCCAAGGCGGTGCTCGCCGCGATCGACCGGTTCGGTGTGCACGGCATGTCGGGGACGGTCGACAACTACCTCGAGCTGATGGACGACCCGGAGATCGTCGTCCGTGACCTGTCGAGCCTTCGAAGCCCATCGACGATGTCGTTCGTGACCAAGCTGACCCCCCTCATCCGCCAGCAATGGCGCGATCGCGCCGGGCCGCACTCCGTGCTGCGCGAAGGCTCGTACGGGATGACCGAGACGCACACCAGCGACACCTTCGTCGTCGGTTTCCAGAACGACGACTTCGACCTCCTCGGCGAGCCGACCTTCGTGGGCCTGCCGGTCCCGGGGACCGAGATCAAGGTCTGCGACTTCGAGACCGGCGAGGTGCTGCCGAGCAACGTCGGGGGCGAGATCCTCGTGCGGACGCCGTCGCTGATGAAGGGGTACTGGCGGAACCCGGAGGCGACCGCCGAATGCATCAGCGACGGCTGGTTCCGCACCGGTGATCTCGGTGCGATCCGCGACGACGGCTGCCTGCGTTACATCGGCCGCCGCAAGGAGATGCTCAAGGTCAACGGGATGAGCGTCTTCCCGACCGAGCTGGAGTCGTTGCTCGTCGAGCACCCGGCGCTGGCGGCCGTCGCCGTGGTCGGGGTCGCCGACCGCGAACGCGGAGAACGGCCGCGCGCCTACGTCGAGCTCAACGGTCGCCGCGAGACGTCACCCGAGGAGCTGACCGAATGGGCACGCGCGCACGTCGCCGGCTACAAGGTCCCCGAGTTCGTCATCATCGACGAGCTGCCGCGTACCGCAACCGGCAAGGTGCGCAAGGTCGACCTGCTCGAGCTACCGACGCCATCAAGCGTCGCGACGGCGGCCCGAGCGGCGGGGACGTCGTGA